The following proteins are encoded in a genomic region of Entelurus aequoreus isolate RoL-2023_Sb linkage group LG01, RoL_Eaeq_v1.1, whole genome shotgun sequence:
- the LOC133653002 gene encoding transmembrane reductase CYB561D2-like isoform X2, producing the protein MTLAFSLFMTEAILVFSPHGSPMRRFSHKVKVRVHWLLQCACLLCAVLGLAAILYNKHLQGKPHFTSWHGLIGLLTVCAVGVQSAAALPLVYHSLAKGWSLAKLKRYHAASGLVAYLLGAVSLLLGMSSVWFTASVSDGVWYLVALCPTICGLIVMNQVTSAYVAKKRLQS; encoded by the coding sequence TTCTCCCTCTTTATGACAGAAGCCATCCTGGTCTTCTCCCCCCACGGATCCCCCATGAGGCGGTTCTCCCACAAGGTCAAAGTTCGTGTTCACTGGCTCTTGCAGTGCGCCTGCCTCTTGTGCGCTGTGCTGGGCCTGGCCGCCATTTTATACAACAAACACTTGCAAGGCAAGCCTCACTTCACCTCCTGGCACGGGCTGATAGGCCTGCTGACAGTGTGCGCGGTGGGGGTCCAGTCCGCGGCCGCCCTGCCCCTGGTCTACCACTCCCTGGCCAAAGGTTGGTCGCTGGCCAAGCTCAAGAGGTACCACGCGGCTTCCGGGCTCGTCGCCTACCTGCTGGGCGCCGTCAGCCTGCTGCTGGGGATGAGTTCCGTGTGGTTCACGGCATCTGTCAGCGACGGCGTCTGGTACCTGGTGGCACTCTGCCCCACCATCTGTGGTCTGATCGTCATGAATCAAGTCACCAGCGCTTATGTGGCCAAAAAACGCCTACAGTCTTAA